TCGTCGGTTAGTGTTATTTGATTACCGGAAAACCAGGGGCAGGGAGGGTCCCAATGAGATGCATAAAGAGTTTGCCGGTTATCTTCAAACTGATGGGTACAATGCTTATGATCATTTTGAAAACCGATCTGAAATCACCCTGTTAGCCTGCATGGCACATGTCCAGCGCAAGTTCGAGCATGCCCTTGAGAACAATCCCACCCTGGCAGCAAATGCCATGAAGATGTTCCAATCATTATATGAAATTGAACGTGAGATTAGTGAAAGAGACTTGGAAGCGGACGCCATCAAGATGCTGCGCCAGAGAAAGTCAAAACCTGTTATCGATCAAATGGAAGTCGGGCTTAAAGAACAGATTATCCAGGTGCCGCCAAAGAGTGCTATTGGTGTGGCTATAGCTTACACACTCAACCTCTGGCCGAGATTGATCCGCTATATCAATGATGAACGCTTGCATATAGACAATAACTTCATTGAAAACAGCATCCGCCCTGTAGCCCTGGGAAGAAAAAACTAGCTCTTTGCAGGATCTCATGAGGCAGCGCAGCAAGCAGCCGTGGTCTACTCCATCGTGGCCACATGTAAACTCTATGGAATGGAATCCTTCGAGTATCTTACAAGAATCCTATCCTTCATCCCTGATTTTCTTGCTAACCTAGTGCATACACTCTTGCCCGGGTAAATATAAAACCCCTCCGGATTTTAATGCTCATGGCCTGAGGGATACCACTAAATTAGTACTTGAAAAATTACTAATTGGTTTAAGGTGTCTTGAAGAATTTAAGATCTATAGTGATGCAAAGAACATTTTTTTCCTTGATATATTTATGACCGATAGATTATATGTTACAAATTACATACATTGATTATTTTTTTTGAAATTTGTTAGAAGGGGCTAATTTCTTATTATATTTGAGTTATGATTAAAACTAATCTTTAACTAACTTTTTTAAGTTAGTTTTTAAAACCTTGAGCATAGTAGAAAAATAATATTATACGCCACAAGATTTTCGACATAATCTATGCAAAGAATTAAAATATTTGATTTGAAAGTATTGTGAAGAGTTTAATTTGAGATACTTACTATAAAAAAACATAGCACTGTCTGTAGATAGCGTAACTGGTTTATGATATGTTTTGTAAGTCTTTACGCTAGATGAATTTATTTTATTAAGTCCTATGAAATAGATGCTATATATGAAAACATTAATTACCTTAATAATCTTATTGTCTTCGGTGAAAATTTTTGCGCAAATTAATTATCTTGAAAATAAGCCAATATGGAGACAAGAAAAACAATTCTTCTTTGATTGCCTTGTTACTGAAGAATATATGTATTATATTAATGGAGATACTACAATCAACAATTTGGAATATAAGAAATTATATGATAGGCATCAAACAACTTATTCAAACGGGCCACCTTCTATCTGCGGCAGTGAAGATTATTTTGATCTATTTAGGCTTCTACTTCGACAAGAGAATAAAAAAATATTCGTTTATTTTCCAGTTTCAGATATTCTACTTTATGACTTTAATCTAAAAATCGGAGATTCTTTACCAAGTACTTATAATGTTTCTAGAAAAGATATTGTTGTGTCTTCAATAGACAGCATTTCTGTTGGTAACTCTTATAGAAGTGTTTTTTCTTTGAAAATTGGTGAAGATTCCGTTGGGACTTTGATCGAAGGCATTGGATTCAATACAGGATTTCTTGAGGATTTCCCTGAGCTCTCTGTCATTTCAAGGTTGTTGTGTTTTAACCTAAATGATACGACTTACTATCCTAACTATGGAGCCAATTGTAATCTCTCATTAGGGCTTCCAATGATATTTTCTTTAGATAAGCTAAAGATATTCCCTAATCCGGTTAAGGATTACCTTACAATTGAATATGATATCAATAAATCTATACAACAAATAGATATCTATGACTTATGTGGAAACAATATTCAACATGAATTTGAATCATCTGAAAATGGATTAATTCTTGATTTTTCAAGTAAGAAGAATGGGGTCTATATTATTGAGCTGACATTCAAGAACGAAACACCAATAATTTGTAAAGTTGTTAAGATTTAATGGCTCATTTTACTCTAATAAAAACTCATCAGTTTGTTTGAAAGATTACTTTAATGTTGAAAAAAAATTAATAAATAACGACATGAAGAATTGATTTTCATAATATCAATACTCCTGTAGTTTTTCAATGATGAAATCAACATTGCTATGTTCGTAACAAACTTTAAAATGGCATAGAGCTTAAAGAGAAAAGCATCTCATTTGTTGTCGACCAAAACCACAAAAGAAGATGCTTCTCAATAAAACTGAGAGCCTTAACAATGCAATAGTAGCAAAGATTAATAACTCTATCAAGCCAACGCAAAAATTTATCTGTAGCACATTGATTTTGTATATGAGACTCCGTTGGAAATGAAATTTTATCAATATGGCCAGATATGGTGGCTACAATGAAAAGACGTACCGGAATCAAATGGAAAGATCATTCGATTGGGTTTGCTTCAATACAGAGCTTATCAGATCGACCTGTTCTGAAGAATTCATTCTGGCATATGATCCTTCTTATCTCTGCAAAATCGGGAAGCAAACGCCTAATGTTGAACGATTTTGGAGTGGTCAGGCACAGGCTGTCAAACGTGGTATTGAAATCGGGTCTCTTGCAGTTATTGATATCACCAATGGAACCGCCTACTAGCTTGAGGCCGTTCAGACACCATTGATCCCCAAAGGGTCGAAACAGGAAGAAAATTATATTGACCATCATCTGAGTGTGACTTTACATCGTGTAGATCAGGCAAGTGAGTTGAAAATCAAATACCTTGTTACTGATTGATATTTTGCCAAGGAAAGATTTGTGAATGGAGTTACAGGGGCTTCGCACCTGCAGGTCATTTCCAAATTCAGACAGGATACCAACCTGAGATATACATACAATGGTACGAAGAAACCCGGGGAAGGACGCCCGAAACAAATGCTTGAGTATCAGGAGATTAGCCGTTTAAATTTTTACCGGAGTATTGATAATATTAAAGTAAACTATCTTACTTTGGAATGAAAATCGAGAAGTTTGAAGAAAAGGTAAATAATGATTTTTTTGACTTCATTTAATTATCCAATATCCTGTCTGGCTATTCAGATGATCTAGATGATAGTCGACAG
The genomic region above belongs to Bacteroidales bacterium and contains:
- a CDS encoding IS66 family transposase, with protein sequence MADLMQAAILLLPLYQALKAKMLASDYLIAAETPLPVLTKDKPGATHKGYHWVYYDPVRRLVLFDYRKTRGREGPNEMHKEFAGYLQTDGYNAYDHFENRSEITLLACMAHVQRKFEHALENNPTLAANAMKMFQSLYEIEREISERDLEADAIKMLRQRKSKPVIDQMEVGLKEQIIQVPPKSAIGVAIAYTLNLWPRLIRYINDERLHIDNNFIENSIRPVALGRKN
- a CDS encoding T9SS type A sorting domain-containing protein, translating into MKTLITLIILLSSVKIFAQINYLENKPIWRQEKQFFFDCLVTEEYMYYINGDTTINNLEYKKLYDRHQTTYSNGPPSICGSEDYFDLFRLLLRQENKKIFVYFPVSDILLYDFNLKIGDSLPSTYNVSRKDIVVSSIDSISVGNSYRSVFSLKIGEDSVGTLIEGIGFNTGFLEDFPELSVISRLLCFNLNDTTYYPNYGANCNLSLGLPMIFSLDKLKIFPNPVKDYLTIEYDINKSIQQIDIYDLCGNNIQHEFESSENGLILDFSSKKNGVYIIELTFKNETPIICKVVKI